The stretch of DNA GGGGCAGAGTTTGTGATGCACGTACAAGACATTGTTGTTCGATGTCAGAGTTGCCAAAGCGAAACAACACTCAGTAAAAATGAATTTACGTGCCCTACATGTAACAGTACGGAGCTTAGTATTATAGATGGTGAAGAGATGTACCTTATGCATCTGGAAATGGAGTAAAGAGAGGCTAAGAGTCCGTAATGTATAATCAGTGATTACATTAGAACTTTATTAAGGATGTTAATGATAAACGAGCTACGACGTGCAACCATTGAAGATTTGCCAGAGATCATCAAGATTTACAATGAAGCAATCAAAGATGGTATATCCACTGCCGATAGTAAAATCGTCACGGTTGAAGATAAACTAGAGTGGTTTCACTCGCATACATCAACTCGTCCCATTTTGGTTAAAGAGTACCATGGACGCATCATTGCATGGATTAGTGTGCAACCTTTTTACGCTAATCTTTTGGCCTATAATCATAGTGCTCGTATCAATATCTACATTGATAAAAACTTCCAAGGTAAAAAATTGGGGCAACAGTTTTTAAGTGAGGCGATAGACCAAGCGAAACATTATGAGATCAAGACACTTTTAGCGCTTATTTTTTCGGAAAATGCACCCAGCTTGAAACTCTTTAAAAAATTAGGTTTCAAAGAGTGGGGCAATCTTAACCGTATTGCTACTATTGAAGGAATCGATAAAGACCTTTTAATCCTTGGTCTTCGCATTCAAGAGTAACCATGAGAAAAGAAGCATCAATTATTTTTGATATGGATGGAACATTAATTGACTCCAGTGCGGCAATGACGCACAGTGTCAATTATGTACGCAACACCTTAGGTCTCTCGCCCATTGCCAAAGAATTCTTAGAGTATCACATCAATCAACCCGATCAACATTTACCAAAGATTTTTTACAATACAGATGAGTATGACCCAGCACATCGCGCTTTGTTTAAAGACCACTATATGCACTTTTCTCCTAGTATGATAGCGCTATATCCTGATGTGCGAGAGATGTTGCATGTGCTTAGTCAAAAGGCTTATTTGTCGATTGCTACCAATGCGAGTGATTTTTTTGCGCGTCATATGCTTGAGAAAATGGGCATCATTGAGCATTTTTCTGCCATTGTTGGAGCCAATAACGTAGCTGAGCCAAAACCCAGCCCCTTAATGGTTTACCGTTTAATGGATGAGTTAGGAAGTGATCCTTCAAAAACGATTCTCGTAGGTGACAGTATCAAAGATGAACTTGCCGCCTCAAATGCTGGAATCAATTTTATTTTTGCAGGATGGGGATATGGAACGAGTGAAACTGCAAGCGTGAAAGCCCATAATATCCATGAGCTTTTAAGCCTACTCAATACGTTTATTTAAGAAGCTCTAGCGGTAATTCAAACGTACGTTTTAGGATATTCATAGGGCTTTTGAGTGTATCTAAAATCAGGTGTGTTTCGATCTTTGGATCGGTGGTAGGACCTGTAACATCCACATTGGTTGCAATTCGTTTATCTTCTCCCAAAATAATGCCCCCTACAATAGGAATCATATCAATCGCTGAGCTAAAGGTTTTGAGTGTTTTGATCTGAAGTTTTAGATCAAGCGTGTTCGCGATTAAATTAACCATACCTTTGCCCATAATATCTGCACTTTTACCCCGTAGTTGAAGCTCTTTAATGTGCATAGCCTCTTTCGTTTGGTTAAATTCTACAGAGCCATTATCCACAAAATAACCCTCTGTGTTAAAGTTAGGATCATTAAAAACAAGCAAAGAAGGGATAGCGTTGATTGTTGCCATAAGATTATTGAAAAACTTGAGATCTTTGATAAACGTTTTGTGCATGACGAAAGTGCCTTGCATATTATTATCATCTTTACCATCAATATTCAATGAAAAATCACCCTCATAGAAATAGCGTCTATTAAAGAGTGCATTTGTGGCATCAGCATCGAGTGCTGTCGCTTGAATGCCAAGTTTTCCTTTTCGTTTTTCATATTCAAACGAAGATTTGCCACGCTTGGAATTGAGATGAATATTATCTTTAAAAAGTGTTAGAGTGTAGCGCTCACTTAAGATGGTTTTGTTACTTTCCAAATCAATGAAAGAGGAATTTTCACCAAAGATAGTGGTTTTAATAGGTATATCTAAAGGATCATCGCCTTGTGGCAGAGCGATATTGAAATCTTTTACATGTAACGTAAGATCTTTGTCATAATGAAGTGAGAGTTTCGTGTTGGTGGTGCTTGCATCAAGGATTTTAGTATTGGTTGTAAGTGCAATTTCAAAATCGCGAACAGGCTCGCGGTTTTCTAAAAGGGGCGTGTTGACATTTTGAAGATTGATCTTAGCATCAAAATTTTCAAAATCCTTGGTTTGAACATACACCGATCCTTGTGTAAGGTTACCATCGCTCATAAAAGGAGAGAATGCGGCTACTTTTGTTAGATCTGTAAGTATGAATTGATTGTTGTCTTTAGTAAAAATAATGGTCGTATTGAGGCTTGGCAACGCCATTTTTGTGGTGGCGTTCTCAATCGAAAATGAAGCATTTTGATCGGCTAAGTTATTGATTTTTAACAGCCTAGTTCCACTAAAATCAAGCAACAGTGCATTAATATCTATATCACCCTCGTATCGACTTTTCTTGGCATCAAAAACGCCTGTCGCATTGATATCAAAGAGATTTTTATACCGTAGATTTGTGTTATCAAGCATGATCTTGAAGTTATCGAGCCTTACTTCTCCATATTTGGTTGACATTGGAAGTCCGCTGAGGGTAAAGTCACTAGGGGAAAGTTTAAATTTTCCTGTTGCGTTTATGTCATAAGGAAGAAACTTAATATCCAGTCTGACATTGGCATCGGTTAAACCGGTTGTTTGAGTAATGGGTACATCAATTTTGAAAGCATGTAAAATTTTATGTATTGGGGCATCGAGTTTGGATGTGGCATTAAGATCAACGACAATGCCTGTTCCTTTGCCAATGAGGTTATAGATATAAACATCCGCTTTTTGGATGATTTTTTGCTCATAGCTTGGCTCTTTGATGTCAAAAAGAAGCTTATCGTTTTTAAACTCAATACCGATTTCTTTGACATAAGCAGGCGGCACAGTAGGTTCAAAACTTACGGTAGCATTTTTTACCGTTGCCGTTCCATGCATTTGCATTGGAAAATAATCAAGCGTAGCAAGATTAAATTTGCCTTCAAAGAAGTGTAAAATATACTCTTCTCCCACGATGTTTTTATCGATCCAATCTTTGGCAATTTGATCAAGTTCGACCTGAGAAACGATAAAATCCATAAGGTCTTTGAGTTCTTTGTTGGTAAAAGATTCACTTTGCAGATGGTAGGTTAAAAGCTTGTCTTTAATATCAAAAAGCGCAACTCCTTTAAGTCCAAATATCTCAAAATCACCTTCAAAGTTATAGGTTTTTTCTTTGAAGTCCATACGGGTTTTACCGTTTACATGTAAATGATAATCTTTAAGAAATGCCTCTTGAATTTCAACATCCACTTGCCATTTTTCGATAGGGATAATAATGAGATTGACGCTGAGATGTTTACTGTCCAGTTTAAAGGTGTTTTCTTCGTAATGAAGAGATAGCATTTCGTTAGCATAGCGAATAGTTTCAATGCTGATTTTGCTGAAAAACTGATTGATGTATGGGAAATTTTTAATCAGTTCAGCCATCTCTTCTAAAGAGGTATCGGTTTGTGTTTCCTTTTTAATATCAAGCGTTTCAATACTTACAATCAATTTTTTATCTAGTTTGATATATAATTGATCAATTTTTATCGTCGGTAATGTAAGATTATCGATCGAAATGCCATTTGCTAAGGTGCCAATTAATGCTACGACAGAAAGAACTATGAATAGTAAAAGTATCCAGATATTCCTAATTGTATGTGATGTTGCTTTAATAATCATATATTCTCTTCTCTTTCACTTGTCCAGACCGATGAGCTCTAGCTCGGTCGCCTTTGTGCCACAAGGCTCAATAAGCCAAATTATATCATATATGGTTGAGAAAAATTTTGACCTCCACGATAAAGTCGATAAATACCTTCTTTATATGATTGGCAAACCTCAATCGGGGTGGGTGAGTATCAATCCAAGTCCACTGACGCGTGGCGACTTCCTTTACAAGCTTTCTCATTCAAAAGCGCCTTTAAAGGTCATCACCTATATACCTGGTGAAACCAAAGAGCTTTTGTTTGTGCAAATTGCACTTGCCTTTGATCTTTCATATGAAAAATTGATGCAAGAATACGCTCTTGCAACACCTTATGTAGAGGGATTTTTGGTGCCAGATACCTACTATATTCCTATCGGTATTAGCGAAAAGCATCTGGTTCATTTTTTACTCGCTAATGCGAAGAAGTACCATAAAGATGTCTTTGAAAAGATTTTTGGTGAGTTTAATGAAGCGAAGTGGCAAAAGTTTATTATTATTGCTTCTATTATTCAAAAAGAGGCTGCTAATAATGAGGAAATGCCAATGGTGTCATCGGTTATCTATAACCGTCTTAAAAAAGACATGAAGCTCCAAATGGACGGAACACTGAATTATGGTCAATACTCTCATATAAAGATTACACCACAGCGCATTCGTGAAGACACGTCACCGTATAATACCTATATGTATAAAGGCTTACCACCTAATCCCGTGTGCAGTGTGAGTAAAGAGGCCATTTTTGCAGCTATTTTTCCAAAAGCGACCAATTATCTCTATTTTGTAAAAAATAAAAATGGAACCCACACGTTTTCACAGAATTATGAGACACATTTGGAAAATATAAAAAATTAATGACGTAAATTTAATAAAGAGAAATAAAGAAACTGGTAGCATTACCAAAATCTAGTTAAAAAAAGGGGTAATTATGGTTCAAAAAACAAGTAAAATCATCTATACACAAGTAGATGAAGCTCCCGCACTCGCAACGTATTCTTTGTTACCGATTGTTAAAGCATTTACCGCAAGCTCCAATATTGAGATCGAAACCAGAGACATTTCGCTCTGTGGTCGTATTCTTGCCAACTTCCCTGAAAATCTAACGGCTACGCAAAAGATCAATGATGATCTTACGTACCTAGGTGAACTTGCAAATCAGCCCGAAGCTAATATTATCAAATTACCAAATATCAGTGCTTCCTTGCCACAACTTCAAGCAGCCATTAAAGAGCTTCAAGAAAAAGGCTATAAGGTTCCTAATTACCCAGAAAACCCTGCCAATGAGAGTGAAAAAGAGATTAAAGCACGCTATGCTAAAGTCTTAGGTAGCGCGGTTAACCCCGTTCTTCGCGAAGGAAACTCAGACAGACGTGCTCCTTTATGTGTTAAAGAGTACGCACGTAAAAATCCACATAAAATGGGAAAATGGACCAGTGATTCTGCATCGCATGTTTCGTATATGACTGAAGGTGATTTTTACGGTAATGAAAAATCAGTCACTATACCAGAAGCGACTACGGTTCGTATTGAGCTTTTAAGCAAAGATGGAAAAACAACGATACTAAAAGATAAATTAGCTCTTTTAAAAGATGAAATCATCGATGGCACCTATATGAGTAGTAAAAAACTCTCAGCATTTTATGAAGCACAAATGGAAGAAGCTAAAAAAAGTGGCATCCTTCTCTCTTTGCACTTAAAAGCAACAATGATGAAAGTCAGCGATCCGATTATGTTTGGATATGCGCTCAAAGTCTTTTTCAAAGATGTTTTTGAAAAACATGCCACTCTTTTTAAAGAGATTGGTGTCAATGCCAACAATGGACTAGGCGACCTTTATGCCAAAATAGCAACACTCCCAGAAGTGCAAAAAACCGCGATTGAAGCCGATATTAAAGCTGTATACGCAAAACGTCCTAAACTTGCGATGGTTAATTCTGACAAAGGTATTACTAATTTACATGTGTCAAGCGATGTGATTATTGATGCTTCGATGCCAGCGTGTATTCGAGAGTCTGGTCGTATGTGGGGCGAAGATGGTGCCTTACACGATACAAAAGCGTTGATTCCTGATCGCTGTTATGCACGTATTTATGAAGAAACGATGAATTTTTGTAAGAAAAATGGAGCACTCGATCCAAAAACAATGGGTTCTGTGCCAAACGTTGGTCTTATGGCTCAAAAAGCTGAAGAATACGGCTCTCATGATAAAACGTTCCAATGTGATACCGATGGTAGTGTTCGCATCGTAGAAATTGCAAGTGGCAAAGTTTTGATGGAACATCCTGTTGAAAAAGGTGACATTTACCGTGCTTGCCAAGCTAAAGATGCACCGATTAAAGACTGGGTCAAACTAGCGGTCAACAGAGCACGCTTAAGTCATACACCCGCCATTTTCTGGCTTGATCCCGCACGTGCTCACGATGCGCAGATGATTAAAAAAGTTGAAAAATATCTCAAAGAGCACGACCTTAAAGATCTTGATATTAAAATTATGACGCCTGAAAATGCCATTCGTGAATCCTTAGCACGCATTGTGAAAGGGCTTGATACGATCTCTGTGACAGGTAACGTTTTACGTGATTATTTGACCGATCTTTTCCCTATTTTAGAAGTAGGAACATCAGCTAAAATGCTCTCAATCGTTCCATTGATGAGTGGTGGTGGATTGTTTGAAACAGGCGCGGGTGGTTCTGCACCAAAACACGTTCAACAATTTGTCGAAGAAAATCACTTGCGTTGGGATTCACTCGGAGAGTTTATGGCGTTGACTGCTTCTCTTGAGCATTTGGATAACGTTGTTGGCAATAAAAAAGCTTCTATTTTGGCAAAAACACTCGATGCTGCAACGGGTAAATTTTTGGATAACAACAAATCTCCTTCTTCAAAAGTAGGCGAGTTAGACAATCGTGGAAGCCATTTCTATTTAGCGATGTATTGGGCTGAAGCATTGGCTGCACAAAATGAAGATCAAGCGTTAGCTGAGCAATTTAAACCGCTCGCTACAACACTGAAAACCAATGAGCAAAAAATCGTTGATGAGCTAAATACTATACAGGGAAAAGCGGTCGATATGGGTGGGTACTATGTACCTGATTTTGAAAAAACGAGCAAGGCAATGCGTCCAAGCGCTACGTTTAACAAAGCTTTGGATGCACTCAAAGCGTAATTTTTGATTTACATGTAAAGAAGGAGTCTCATTGTCACAAGGAAAAAAAGTCTCAATTATCGGAGCAGGAAATGTGGGAGCAACAATTTGCTATTGGTTAGCCATGCGTAAAAGTTGCCGTGAAATTGTGATGATAGACCTCGTTGAGGGCGTTGCCGTTGGCAAAGCCCTTGACATCTCCCAAGCTACCAGTCCTGAAGGCAGCCATACACTTATTAGCGCTTCAAGCGATTATAAACATATTTCAAACAGCGATATTATCGTTATTACTGCAGGCAGTCCCCGAAAACCAGGTATGAGCAGGGATGATCTTTTGATGATTAACGCAAAGATTACCAAAGGTATTATTGAGCAAGTTAAAATCTATGCACCAGATGCCATCGTTATCACCGTTTCCAATCCTTTAGATGCTATTACGTATGTTGCCATCAAAGCAGGAAATTATCCACGAGGTCGTGTTATTGGAATGGCGGGTATTTTGGATAGTTCTCGTATGGAGACATTTATTTCGCAGAAGCTTGGTTTTGGCTATGGACAAATAACAGCGAGTGTTATGGGTGGGCATGGGGATGATATGGTTCCCCTTCCTCGTTACTCTTCTGTAAACGGTGTAGCACTTACAGATTTGCTCAGCGATCTTGAAATTGATGAGATTATTGAAAAAACACGTCATGGTGGAGCTGAAATTGTAGGTTATATGGGAACATCTGCTTATTATGCACCTGCTAACTCGACGGTTAAGATGATAGAGGCTATTTTGAGTGATTCTCGCTCCATTTTCCCCTGTGCGGTTTTACTTGATGGCGAGTATGGTTACCATAACACCGTTAACGGTGTACCCGTCGTTTTGGGGGCCAATGGCGTTGAAGAAATCGTTGAGTTACCCCTTAATTTAAATGAACAACATCAATTTTCAAAAAGTGTTGATTCTGTCAATAAACTCTTAGAGACGTTAGAAAAAAACAATTTCTTTACGGTCTAATATTCTTCCCTAAAATCTTAATGAGAGCCATAGGTTACCATGGCTCTCAATTTTATATCCTATTGAAAAACACGATACATACTTGCCATTTTAAAATCACATCAACCACAATCTTTACGGTTCATAACGTTTAATGTAACCAAAAGATGATAAACGGTGATAATTAATTAAGAATTAAATAATAAATTATACAATGGTATTACTAAAGATAAATATTATAGAAAATCAGGAGATACTGATGTCACAAGGTAAAAAAGTTTCAATTATTGGTACAGGAAATGTTGGTGCTACCGTTTGTTATTGGCTTTCAATGCGTAAAAGATGTAGAGAAATTGTTATGATTGATAGGCATGGCGTTGTTGCACATGGAAAAGCATTGGATATTTTGCAAGCAACAAGCCCTGAGGGTAGCCATACGCAAATTTATAATTCAACAGATTATGCAATGGCAGCAAATAGTGATGTGGTTGTGATAACGGCAGGAAGTCCACGAAAACCAGGAATGAGCCGAGATGATTTATTGATTTTGAATGCTGGCATTACAGAGCAAGTTATTCACGAAGTGCGAAAATATGCTCCCAATGCTATTATTATTATGGTTTCCAATCCGTTGGATGCAATGACCTATACGGCTCTTAAAGCAGGGTGTTATCCACGTAATCAGGTGATTGGAATGGCAGGTATTTTAGACAGTGCGCGAATGGAAACATTCATTTCTCAAAAATTGGGCTTTGGTTATGGCCAAGTAACCGCAAGTGTGATTGGTGGTCATGGTGACAACATGGTTCCGCTTCCTCGTTACTCATCGGTTAATGGTGTTGCTCTTGCCGATTTGCTGAGCGATGAAGAAATAAAAGAGATCATTGAGCAAACAAGAGAGGGTGGTGCAGAAATTGTGGGTTATATGGGAACATCTGCTTATTATGCTCCTGCAAACTCTGTTGTGAAAATGATAGAAGCCATTATTAGCGATGCGAGAGCTATTTTTCCTTGTGCTGTTTTATTAGAAGGGGAATATGGCTATAATGACATTGTAAACGGTGTCCCCGTTGTTTTAGGTGCTCATGGTGTTGAAAAAGTTCTTGAGTTGCCCCTTAATTTAGATGAACAAAAACAGTTTGCAAAAAGTATAAATTCTGTAGCAGAACTATTAGAAATATTACGAAAAAACAATTTTTTTACAGTATAAATTCTTTTGTTAACTTAAATTAGAGACAAAAAAAACATATAGTTAAGATTTTTATTGATTATGATGTTCAGATAACTATAGAGTCTTGGTATCGAAAGTTTAATTTAAGTCAATGCAGGGAGGTTTTATGAATATTCATGAGTATCAGGCAAAAGAGATCTTTAAAAGATACAATGTTCCCACACCAAGCGGCTACGTAGCCTTTAGTGTAGAAGAGGCTGTCGAAAACGCAAAGAAACTTGGTGGCTCTATCTGGGTTGTCAAAGCACAAATCCACGCAGGTGGACGCGGTCTTGGCGGTGGCGTAAAACTCGCACGTAGTTTAGACGAAGTCAAAACACTTGCAAATGAAATTCTTGGTATGACCTTGGTCACTCACCAAACTGGACCTGCGGGCAAACTGGTTCAGAAAGTTTACATTGAAGAGGGTGCTGATATCGCTGATGAGCTTTACCTTGGCGTTGTCCTTGATCGTGCTCGTGAAATGCCAGTTATTATGGCATCACGTGAAGGCGGTATGGAGATCGAAAAAGTAGCAGCTTCCTCTCCTGAAAAAATCATCAAAGTTGCTGTGGATCCATTTATTGGATTTCAAGCCTTTCATGGTAGAGAACTTGCTTACGGATTAGGTCTTGCACCAGAAGAGATTAGCAGTTTTATTAAATTTGCAGCAGCATTGTATAAAGTCTATATGGAAAATGACGCAGAGATGATCGAAATCAACCCTTTGGTAAAAACCAAAAGTGGAGCATTTATAGCACTTGATGGCAAAATGGGCTTTGATGACAACTCACTGTTTCGTCACCCAGAGATCGAAGCAATGCGCGATGAGAGTGAAGAAAACCCAATTGAGCGTGAAGCTTCAGGCTTTGGCTTAAGCTATGTCAAACTTGATGGC from Sulfurospirillum arsenophilum NBRC 109478 encodes:
- a CDS encoding GNAT family N-acetyltransferase — translated: MINELRRATIEDLPEIIKIYNEAIKDGISTADSKIVTVEDKLEWFHSHTSTRPILVKEYHGRIIAWISVQPFYANLLAYNHSARINIYIDKNFQGKKLGQQFLSEAIDQAKHYEIKTLLALIFSENAPSLKLFKKLGFKEWGNLNRIATIEGIDKDLLILGLRIQE
- a CDS encoding HAD family hydrolase, whose product is MRKEASIIFDMDGTLIDSSAAMTHSVNYVRNTLGLSPIAKEFLEYHINQPDQHLPKIFYNTDEYDPAHRALFKDHYMHFSPSMIALYPDVREMLHVLSQKAYLSIATNASDFFARHMLEKMGIIEHFSAIVGANNVAEPKPSPLMVYRLMDELGSDPSKTILVGDSIKDELAASNAGINFIFAGWGYGTSETASVKAHNIHELLSLLNTFI
- a CDS encoding DUF3971 domain-containing protein; this translates as MIIKATSHTIRNIWILLLFIVLSVVALIGTLANGISIDNLTLPTIKIDQLYIKLDKKLIVSIETLDIKKETQTDTSLEEMAELIKNFPYINQFFSKISIETIRYANEMLSLHYEENTFKLDSKHLSVNLIIIPIEKWQVDVEIQEAFLKDYHLHVNGKTRMDFKEKTYNFEGDFEIFGLKGVALFDIKDKLLTYHLQSESFTNKELKDLMDFIVSQVELDQIAKDWIDKNIVGEEYILHFFEGKFNLATLDYFPMQMHGTATVKNATVSFEPTVPPAYVKEIGIEFKNDKLLFDIKEPSYEQKIIQKADVYIYNLIGKGTGIVVDLNATSKLDAPIHKILHAFKIDVPITQTTGLTDANVRLDIKFLPYDINATGKFKLSPSDFTLSGLPMSTKYGEVRLDNFKIMLDNTNLRYKNLFDINATGVFDAKKSRYEGDIDINALLLDFSGTRLLKINNLADQNASFSIENATTKMALPSLNTTIIFTKDNNQFILTDLTKVAAFSPFMSDGNLTQGSVYVQTKDFENFDAKINLQNVNTPLLENREPVRDFEIALTTNTKILDASTTNTKLSLHYDKDLTLHVKDFNIALPQGDDPLDIPIKTTIFGENSSFIDLESNKTILSERYTLTLFKDNIHLNSKRGKSSFEYEKRKGKLGIQATALDADATNALFNRRYFYEGDFSLNIDGKDDNNMQGTFVMHKTFIKDLKFFNNLMATINAIPSLLVFNDPNFNTEGYFVDNGSVEFNQTKEAMHIKELQLRGKSADIMGKGMVNLIANTLDLKLQIKTLKTFSSAIDMIPIVGGIILGEDKRIATNVDVTGPTTDPKIETHLILDTLKSPMNILKRTFELPLELLK
- the mltG gene encoding endolytic transglycosylase MltG; protein product: MEMPFAKVPINATTERTMNSKSIQIFLIVCDVALIIIYSLLFHLSRPMSSSSVAFVPQGSISQIISYMVEKNFDLHDKVDKYLLYMIGKPQSGWVSINPSPLTRGDFLYKLSHSKAPLKVITYIPGETKELLFVQIALAFDLSYEKLMQEYALATPYVEGFLVPDTYYIPIGISEKHLVHFLLANAKKYHKDVFEKIFGEFNEAKWQKFIIIASIIQKEAANNEEMPMVSSVIYNRLKKDMKLQMDGTLNYGQYSHIKITPQRIREDTSPYNTYMYKGLPPNPVCSVSKEAIFAAIFPKATNYLYFVKNKNGTHTFSQNYETHLENIKN
- a CDS encoding NADP-dependent isocitrate dehydrogenase; translation: MVQKTSKIIYTQVDEAPALATYSLLPIVKAFTASSNIEIETRDISLCGRILANFPENLTATQKINDDLTYLGELANQPEANIIKLPNISASLPQLQAAIKELQEKGYKVPNYPENPANESEKEIKARYAKVLGSAVNPVLREGNSDRRAPLCVKEYARKNPHKMGKWTSDSASHVSYMTEGDFYGNEKSVTIPEATTVRIELLSKDGKTTILKDKLALLKDEIIDGTYMSSKKLSAFYEAQMEEAKKSGILLSLHLKATMMKVSDPIMFGYALKVFFKDVFEKHATLFKEIGVNANNGLGDLYAKIATLPEVQKTAIEADIKAVYAKRPKLAMVNSDKGITNLHVSSDVIIDASMPACIRESGRMWGEDGALHDTKALIPDRCYARIYEETMNFCKKNGALDPKTMGSVPNVGLMAQKAEEYGSHDKTFQCDTDGSVRIVEIASGKVLMEHPVEKGDIYRACQAKDAPIKDWVKLAVNRARLSHTPAIFWLDPARAHDAQMIKKVEKYLKEHDLKDLDIKIMTPENAIRESLARIVKGLDTISVTGNVLRDYLTDLFPILEVGTSAKMLSIVPLMSGGGLFETGAGGSAPKHVQQFVEENHLRWDSLGEFMALTASLEHLDNVVGNKKASILAKTLDAATGKFLDNNKSPSSKVGELDNRGSHFYLAMYWAEALAAQNEDQALAEQFKPLATTLKTNEQKIVDELNTIQGKAVDMGGYYVPDFEKTSKAMRPSATFNKALDALKA
- the mdh gene encoding malate dehydrogenase, translating into MSQGKKVSIIGAGNVGATICYWLAMRKSCREIVMIDLVEGVAVGKALDISQATSPEGSHTLISASSDYKHISNSDIIVITAGSPRKPGMSRDDLLMINAKITKGIIEQVKIYAPDAIVITVSNPLDAITYVAIKAGNYPRGRVIGMAGILDSSRMETFISQKLGFGYGQITASVMGGHGDDMVPLPRYSSVNGVALTDLLSDLEIDEIIEKTRHGGAEIVGYMGTSAYYAPANSTVKMIEAILSDSRSIFPCAVLLDGEYGYHNTVNGVPVVLGANGVEEIVELPLNLNEQHQFSKSVDSVNKLLETLEKNNFFTV
- the mdh gene encoding malate dehydrogenase; translation: MSQGKKVSIIGTGNVGATVCYWLSMRKRCREIVMIDRHGVVAHGKALDILQATSPEGSHTQIYNSTDYAMAANSDVVVITAGSPRKPGMSRDDLLILNAGITEQVIHEVRKYAPNAIIIMVSNPLDAMTYTALKAGCYPRNQVIGMAGILDSARMETFISQKLGFGYGQVTASVIGGHGDNMVPLPRYSSVNGVALADLLSDEEIKEIIEQTREGGAEIVGYMGTSAYYAPANSVVKMIEAIISDARAIFPCAVLLEGEYGYNDIVNGVPVVLGAHGVEKVLELPLNLDEQKQFAKSINSVAELLEILRKNNFFTV
- the sucC gene encoding ADP-forming succinate--CoA ligase subunit beta; this encodes MNIHEYQAKEIFKRYNVPTPSGYVAFSVEEAVENAKKLGGSIWVVKAQIHAGGRGLGGGVKLARSLDEVKTLANEILGMTLVTHQTGPAGKLVQKVYIEEGADIADELYLGVVLDRAREMPVIMASREGGMEIEKVAASSPEKIIKVAVDPFIGFQAFHGRELAYGLGLAPEEISSFIKFAAALYKVYMENDAEMIEINPLVKTKSGAFIALDGKMGFDDNSLFRHPEIEAMRDESEENPIEREASGFGLSYVKLDGNVGCMVNGAGLAMGTMDTINYVGGTPANFLDVGGSANAQTVAKGFEIILKDPNVKSIFVNIFGGIVRCDRIANGILEATKLVDVHVPVIVRLDGTNAKEAAEILKNANIKNIITASDLNDGAIKAVAAAKGN